Genomic segment of Sodaliphilus pleomorphus:
GGAAAACGCATCAGCACGGCAAACTTGCGGTTCTTGGTGCGCTCCTTGGTCAGTCCGTCCCAGCCAGGAGCCTTGCCCATTAGCACCTCCAGGTGCCCCAGCGGGTCTTTCTCGTCGAGCAGCTGAATCACCTCGATGTCCTTGGCCTGCAAGCCGCGCTGGCCGCGCCAGTTGGCATAGAACACATGGTTGATGCGCCCGCGGCTGTCGGCTTTCTCAAAGCGGCAGTAGCACGCCTCCTTGTGACGCACCTGCACAATCTTCTTACCGTCGCGGCTCAAGATGAGCACAGCCACGGCAAAGAAGAAGTATTTCATGTCGGTGGCCTGTTCCAGGAAAAACTCCGGCAGCGAGTTCTGGAACATCCATCGGCTCACGTCTGGGTCGGTGGTAGGCGCGCCAGTGGCGGGGTCGTTGTAGCGCAAGCCATTGCCGTAGCAGGTCAGCACGTTAAACAGTTTGTTCTGGCTCATGATCTCATCCTCGCCAATGAGCCGGATAATCTCAAACGGCAGCTGGTCGTCGCCGCCGAACGGCACATACTGGTATTTGCCGTCATACTGAGGCAGGTTGCGTACCGAGGGCAACCCGTCCTCGTCGAAGATGTCGGCCGAGCTGCCCACCTCGCTCATCAGCGCCGCCACCTTGCTCTTGCCCACGGTGAATATCTCGCCTTTGGGCAGGTTGATGTTAAAGTCTTCGCGTTTCATCTGTATATGGTCATATTGTTAATCTCGAATAGGGTCACATCGCGGAACTCACGTATCAAGCCGCTCTCCGGCAGGCGCACGCGGTGCGTGCCGCGCCGCCAGTGGCCGCCTATGCACACCGCGCCGCGGTAGTGCAGGATGTCGCCCGTGCTCAGCTTCCACAAGCGCAGGTCGCAAGGATAGCCAGCCTCAAGCAGCACAATGGCATCCTTGATATGAATTACGCCCTTGTTAGTTGTAGGTTTCATCGAATGTCTCGTCAAACAGTTTGGGAGTGCGCACCGGCACCAGTCGCGCGCTCAGCAGCGAGCTGCGGCGCCACGTCACCGTCATGTCGGCAATGTCGTTGTCGGCACTGGTGTGCTTAACGTCGACGGCGGTCACCACCACTTCGTCGCTGGCTACACCACGCTCGAGCAGCACCACGTCGCGGCTGCGGGCAAGGTCACGCGTCAGCGTCACACCACTGGGGCGCAGCGACCCCGTATAGCACTTGCGGGTGTCGGTCTCCTCCAGGTTATATAATCGCAGACGGCCGTTCACCAGTGCCGTCTCACGCGTGTATTCGGGGCTCTGCTCGGTCATGCCGGCAAAGTACACCGCCTCCCACGCGCCGAAGGCGTTGCGCATCAGCATCGCCACCTCGGCAGTGGGCAGCTGCCGCACACGGTAGGCCATGCGTCGCTCACCGCACGTCACGGTGTAGCCCACCAGCGTGCCCAGCGTGGTGTCGACAAACTGCGCTGCGCTCACATCAATCTCGAAGGGAGTGTTGGCGGTCATGCCGGTGGTTGCGACAGTCTTGCCGGCGGTCACCACGGCGCTGCCGTTCCAGTAGCTGCACACGGCTTGCACCGTGGGCAGCGTCGCCTCAATGGGAAGCATCGTCAGCAGCTCCTTGCGCCCCACAGCGGTGTCGCGCTCGCTCATCACCGTACTCAGGAAGAACGACGGCAGGAAGTCGGCGGCCGCCTCACTCACGGCCACTTGGCTTTGCACCACATGCACCGTCTTGCTCACGCCGCTCACCGTGATGGTGAATGTCGCAGTCACCTCCATGATCAGCGGCGACAGCAGCTTGCGCAGGTGATACACACGCACCGTGCCGCCCACAGGGATATAGGTGCCGTTGAGCAGCACCGAGCCGTCGCTGGCGGTGATGCTCACCGCCACATTGGCGGCAGCCGTCACCTCCAGCACGTCGAGCTCGCTCACAAAGTGCCAAGAGCCTATGTCGTTGAAATTAATCATAGTGCAAAGTTATGGTCAATATTGACCAGCTAAAAAGACAGTCAGCACAGACCGCGGGTGCGGTCGCGCAGCTCGGCGATGAAGCGTTTCACACTCGGGCAGCGCAGTGGATGCTCACGGCGGCTGTCACGCTTGCCGCATGCAGTGCAGTGGCGGCACAGCACGCGGGCAAGCACGCTCGGCGGCACGGCAAGCCACGTCTCATCGGTCGCTCTTCGTCTGCTCATAGCGCTGCTTGTATTCATCGGTTGTCAACTTGCGCCAACGCCACTCGCGGGCAACAATGGCGATGAAGTGAGCCCCGAACACCACCACGACTACCAGCACAGCCAGCAGCACCAGGCCCAAGATAATTTTAAGTATTATACCCATAATTCAATAATTTAATATCGCAAATATATAATATGTTATCGAAACCAAAAGTAATTTATTGGTTAAAGGTGACTACTAAAGGTGCCTCATGTCACCATGGGCACCTTGTAGCGGTCAAAATTGACTATTCAGGGTCGGGAACTTCGCCGATGGGCTGCAGCATCCATTCCGGATTCGCGCTGCTGCGGTTGAGCGAGTAGCCGTTGAGCACCATCAGGCGCGACACCTCGTTCAGACTCACGTCAACGATGTCCCCCAGCAGCGCACGGATCATCATGCTGCTCTTGTTGTCTGGGCTATGGTCGTCATCGCCGGGCATGAAGCCACGCAGCCACATAGCCACCGGGATGATATTCTCGTCGAAGCCCACGCTTTGCGGGTCGTGGATAAACGTGTCGAGCGTGTCGAGATAGTCTTGTCGGTTCATAGTGTCACCTCCTTTCCGGTGCCGGGGATCACGAGCGTGTGGGTAGAAGAGATGCAGAGGTAACGGCCGTAGCCATCGACGATGCGTTGGCAGCCCAGGTAGGTGCCCATTTTGCGCCAGCGTCCGTTGCAAGCGGTTGGGCGGTAGTGGCAGGTCAACTGCGTTTTGCGTGCGGTAGCCAGGCGGTCTGCACGTTGGTGGCACTCGGCGAGCGAGCCGGTAAAGCTGGCCAGGAGAATGCCATTGGGCTGGCGCAGCTCAAAGTCGTAGATATTGGTGTTGGTTGTAGTTTTCATTGTTCGTCCTCCTTTCTGGCCTTGACGAGGCCTGAGTAATCGTTTTTGATAACGTGACTGTCGCCGAATTGGTCGATAAGGCGCATGTGCCCGAGGAAGGTGCCCAGCTGCTCCCAGCGTCGTAATTTTTCGTTGTAGGCATAGAGGCTTACATTGCCCATGCGTGTAGCAAGGCGGTTGCCGCGCAGGCGGGCGTCATGGAAGGTGCCCACAAAGTGATCGTCGAGTGTAAAGCCGCGGCGCAGCTCGAAGGTGATTTGCTTAGTCATTTTTCTGCCTCCTTTCTTTCGATGCTCCAGTTGCCCCCATCATCCTCGACGAGTGCATCGCCAACAGCGGCATAAATGTAAGATACTTTAGCAACTTTTACCTTTACCACGATTTCGTTGTCGCTACGTTTGCCGATCCCGCGCACGCACGGCAAGGCAAGGATGTTGTCCCAGTGCATGCCATCGATAAATAACTTCCTTTTCATTTTTGGCCTCCTTCCTTGATGTTGATAGCTGCGCCTATGGCCATGTGCAGGGCCCAGGCGGTGACGGTTGCGGCCATGATGGCGGTGTAGCGGCCTGTTGCGGCATTGACGAGTAGTGCCGCGAGGGCGAGGCTGAGCAGGATTGCTCCGATGGATTTTGAGGTGAAGAACTTGCGTGCCACCGAGGCGGCTGCGCTGATGGGCGAGCAGGCGTTGACGCGCTGGGTGCTCGCTGGGGTCAATGATTGCGTTTTCATTGCTTATCGTAGTTTGACTGTTATGGGCAGAAAAAACGGCTGCCGTTATCCCGTCGTCAAACTACGATAGTTACCCCGAGGAGCAAAAATCTGGATAAGGCAGCCGTGTTGGGCTGGGCCGGTGAGGCAACAAAAAAAGCCCACCGCTTGATATGTGAGCAATATCCGCTGCTCATCGGGATAGCACTGCTATCGTAGTTTGACGCTGCAAAACTACGACAAAGTTTTGTACTGGCCAAACAATTTCAGTCAAAAAGTGAGTTTTGCTGTCTGATTTGATCCATTTCGTCCATCGTGCCTAACACTTTCGGGCGCAGTGAGTTGATTTTCTGCCGATGTTTTTCCATCTTCATCGGGTCCATTTCAATCAAGTCAATGTAGAGCGAAATCAGACGCAGTTGTTGATCTCGCGGGTGCATGGCGAAACGCTGCTTGATGTCCATAATGATCTTACTCATTTCAGGCTCAATGGCATCAAGGTCTTTCTGTGCTTCGGCCAACAACTTTACCCTGCTCTCTGCCAGGCTCTTGTATCCTCGGCTTGTGTCAAGATCCAAGTGCCACTTCAGATTGTCACGACGCATGCGCTTGAAGCGGTAGTCGTTAACCTGTTCGATGATTTTGATGATTTCAGTCTTCTCCATAATGCAGGATTTGTTTGAGTTCTTCTTCGTATATTAATCTTATCTCATGACCTTTTGCTCGTAATTCTTCAATTTTTTTGATTTTTGCCGGCCCGGCTTCGTTGCCCATTACTACGACTGTGGTTTTGCGAGTTATGGCGGTATTGATGTTCGCGCCCAGGGCTTGTAGTTGCTTGCCCAGCTCGTTGCGGTTGGGATAGGCTCTGAAAGTGCCGGTGATAACCACCGAGGCATGGAAAAATGGCGTATCTTGGTTGGAGACCTTTTCATCTTCAAGCGGCACGAGCGTATCGTGCTCATATTTTTTGTAGGCAAATTGTTGGATTGCCTTGTCGATGCTGCCGTGAAAGGTGTCGGCCATGACGTCGCCTTGATAGGCGAGCAGCACCTCTGCGCAAGCTATAGCATCGTCAAGGGCATCGTGGTGGCAGCCCATGTTGATATGATAATACCTGCAACAATCCTCGAGCGACATTTTTGTTAGTTCGTAGGTGCAAATATTGTTCTCGGTGTTGATGCCTTGCAGGCCGTAATACTGCATGCAGCGCTGCAGGATATTGATATCGGCCCCGCGGTTGTGACACACGATAGGGAAGTTGCCGATGAACTGTGCCATGATGGGGAAAATTTGCGCGAATGTTGGAGACAGTGCAACCATCTCTGGAGTGATGCCGTGAATGTTGGAGTTGTTGTGCTCTCGGTTGTCAGGGATGGGATTGATGAGCGAGTAAAACTTTTGTTGGATGTCGTGGTTGACTACTTTAGCCATGCCCACTGCACAAGCGCTGGTGCGCTCGGCCGTCATCGTCTCGAAGTCGATGGCCACAAAATTAAGTACCTTATCCATAGAAACCATATAATTGAGTGTACAAAGATACAAAGAATGGAGTGGCAAAGTTTTGGAATGGCCAAAATTTTTCTCAAGAAAAGTGGGAAATATGTTGAAGAACATATTTCAGGAGCCGTCGCGGATAGATGGTTTCTGAGGCGATATGCTATCGGTTAAAGATGGGCCATAGCGGCTCGGGTTCTTTGAAGGCTTCATCGAGTGCGGCGTGAAGCGAGGATATCCGCTCGGGGTAGCGTTTGAGGGCAAATTTCATTGCACGACTATACACCGGTTTGCTGACAGCACTCATCTTCGGCTTGTCAACGCAAAGCACAAACTGCGGATGGTTGGCATTTTGATATGAAAAATCAGTAAACCACACACGCACCACGCCATCTCTGACCGCAATCTGGAATGAGTAATACATATTGTCGCTCGCAGCCGCAAGGAAGAGATGTTTGATGCGCACATAGTCCTTGAAACTGTCTTTCGGTCCAGTAAACACAATGCGGTCATCTTCCGCATGAGTCTCGGTAAATGCCCATGCCATGTCGCGACGGCTGTGCAACCACGTCTTCACCACTTCGGCAAGATCCTCCTTGGGTACGCCATCATAACAAAAAGTGCTGTCGATGCGCAATGGCACATCTTCGGCCCACGACGGCAGGGCGAAGCACAGCACCAACAATATATTAACGAGAAATCTGCACATAGAAACGATGGGTTTTAGATGTTGCAAATGTAAGTCCTTATTTTGGACTACGCAAATATTGTCCACAAGAAATCAGCCTGCTTCACAGCAAGCTGACCGTCAAACCATCATAACGATGGCACTCTTTTGATTTCTATGTGGTGGCAAAGGTAATGCTTATTCCTGAATTATCAACAAAATATTTTAGATTTCAACAATTTATTAACATCGAGCATAAAAAAGCCTCCCGTGGGTGGGAGGCCGGTGAGTCAGGCCTTGTTGTGCTGAAAGGCGGTGGCGGCGAGGAAGATGCCGCCCACCACCGTTGCGCCCAGTTCCTCGAGGTAGTCAACCATGGTGGCGAAGCTTGTGCCCTTGGTGATCACGTCGTCGAAGATGACCACCTTGCGGCCATTGAAGAAACGGCGGTCGAACTTGAGGACTTGCACCTTGGAGATGGTTTTGCACACCTTGTGCTCGTGGATAGCGAGGCGCTCACCCTCAACCTTGATGTGCTTGTAGGCGTTGGCCATCTGCGTCATGCGGCACACCTCGGCGGAAAATTGCTCGTAGCGCATCTGTGTTCTCTCCTCGGTGCTTGCAGGTATGCAGACGAAGGTGCAGTTCTCGAGGTCGGGCATCGACTCGTCGAGTGTCGTGCTGACCCATCGGGCGACTTCACTTGAAGTGGCGGTGTCGCCATCCTTGAATTTCCACACCTTTTTGCGGATGCCCCAAGCCTTGCCATCGGCCTGAATGGTGGTGGGGATGTAGGTGTAGCGAGCTACCATGAAGATGTTGTTGTTGTTCTCGAAAGCGGAAGTGTTTGAAATGTGTATCATAACATAGAAATTTTGAGAGTGAATAAAATTTTTTATTTACACAGCATTGTCACGAGCCGAAAGCGCGAAGCCGGCAAGGTTTTCTGGGCTAAATACTACCCGCAGGGGTGGAGATT
This window contains:
- a CDS encoding exonuclease domain-containing protein, producing the protein MDKVLNFVAIDFETMTAERTSACAVGMAKVVNHDIQQKFYSLINPIPDNREHNNSNIHGITPEMVALSPTFAQIFPIMAQFIGNFPIVCHNRGADINILQRCMQYYGLQGINTENNICTYELTKMSLEDCCRYYHINMGCHHDALDDAIACAEVLLAYQGDVMADTFHGSIDKAIQQFAYKKYEHDTLVPLEDEKVSNQDTPFFHASVVITGTFRAYPNRNELGKQLQALGANINTAITRKTTVVVMGNEAGPAKIKKIEELRAKGHEIRLIYEEELKQILHYGED
- a CDS encoding phosphoribosyltransferase; translation: MIHISNTSAFENNNNIFMVARYTYIPTTIQADGKAWGIRKKVWKFKDGDTATSSEVARWVSTTLDESMPDLENCTFVCIPASTEERTQMRYEQFSAEVCRMTQMANAYKHIKVEGERLAIHEHKVCKTISKVQVLKFDRRFFNGRKVVIFDDVITKGTSFATMVDYLEELGATVVGGIFLAATAFQHNKA